The Apium graveolens cultivar Ventura chromosome 6, ASM990537v1, whole genome shotgun sequence genome contains a region encoding:
- the LOC141664309 gene encoding F-box/FBD/LRR-repeat protein At1g13570-like isoform X3, translating into MGPIAKRRRIGEHLTRNDLISNLPVDLITYILERMPIEDAARTSILSKTWNNLWLSRSNIVLGKLFFDQLVSKQDVQSHQSIISEAVNKILLAQKGPIVKFSLFIPLNIDLRHCYRFWMSLLSRKGVEHLVLWNDRNNPVHTMPYDIFSFPELLHLRLLNCRLDPPPNYRGFCNLTLVCLIKVTLTADMSFGPQLNHLYLVQCLGIHHLGLQFTHDNKNLNKVVLYRERFLEVMDAVIDGKDIVSSIKECIDMHRFLSSTPDMDTLVLNSFCFRVMDPRRTIRMGAMEKMKNLVFYTVEFYDLHQILTALSLIRRSPNLQHLKISAASEAKREKPADLRVERYLESSNCWKFVLNQLHTVEIGMAVYSRAEFLFIKLLRACSPSLKNLRWHPHNVSLNFAGKGLV; encoded by the exons ATGGGCCCTATTGCTAAAAGACGTCGAATTGGTGAGCATCTCACCAGGAACGATTTGATCAGTAACTTGCCTGTAGATCTAATAACATATATACTTGAACGTATGCCAATAGAAGATGCTGCAAGAACAAGCATTCTGTCAAAAACATGGAACAACTTATGGCTAAGCCGCAGTAATATAGTCCTGGGAAAATTATTTTTTGATCAGCTGGTCTCTAAACAAGACGTGCAATCTCACCAATCTATAATTTCAGAAGCTGTTAATAAGATTCTTTTAGCTCAGAAAGGCCCCATTGTAAAGTTCAGCTTATTCATCCCTCTAAATATAGATTTACGGCATTGTTACAGATTTTGGATGAGCCTACTGTCCCGTAAAGGAGTTGAGCATTTAGTGCTTTGGAATGATAGGAACAATCCTGTCCACACTATGCCTTATGATATTTTTTCATTTCCCGAGTTGCTTCATCTACGGCTTCTAAACTGCAGACTCGATCCACCCCCAAATTATCGAGGCTTCTGTAACCTCACTTTAGTTTGCCTTATTAAGGTCACATTAACTGCTGACATGTCATTTGGACCTCAACTCAATCATCTGTATTTGGTACAATGTCTTGGAATTCATCATTTGGGCCTCCAATTCACACATGATAATAAAAATCTCAACAAAGTCGTACTCTACAGAGAAAGATTTTTGGAAGTGATGGATGCGGTTATTGATGGTAAAGACATAGTATCCAGCATTAAGGAATGCATTGACATGCACAGGTTTCTTAGCTCCACACCTGACATGGATACTCTTGTACTTAATAGCTTCTGCTTCCGG GTTATGGATCCAAGGCGAACAATACGGATGGGGGCTATGGAGAAAATGAAAAACCTTGTGTTTTACACTGTCGAATTTTATGATTTGCATCAGATTTTAACTGCGCTGAGCTTAATCAGAAGGTCCCCCAACTTGCAACACCTTAAGATATCAGCG GCATCTGAAGCAAAGAGAGAGAAGCCTGCAGACTTAAGAGTAGAGAGGTATTTGGAATCATCAAATTGCTGGAAATTTGTTTTAAACCAACTCCATACGGTTGAAATAGGTATGGCGGTGTATTCCAGAGCTGAGTTTCTTTTCATAAAACTTTTGCGCGCATGCTCCCCTTCACTTAAAAACTTGCGCTGGCATCCTCACAATGTCTCTTTGAACTTCGCGGGAAAGGGATTAGTATAG
- the LOC141664309 gene encoding F-box/FBD/LRR-repeat protein At1g13570-like isoform X2 has product MSLYRPICSAKSSRVVWFATFWNRKMGPIAKRRRIGEHLTRNDLISNLPVDLITYILERMPIEDAARTSILSKTWNNLWLSRSNIVLGKLFFDQLVSKQDVQSHQSIISEAVNKILLAQKGPIVKFSLFIPLNIDLRHCYRFWMSLLSRKGVEHLVLWNDRNNPVHTMPYDIFSFPELLHLRLLNCRLDPPPNYRGFCNLTLVCLIKVTLTADMSFGPQLNHLYLVQCLGIHHLGLQFTHDNKNLNKVVLYRERFLEVMDAVIDGKDIVSSIKECIDMHRFLSSTPDMDTLVLNSFCFRVMDPRRTIRMGAMEKMKNLVFYTVEFYDLHQILTALSLIRRSPNLQHLKISAASEAKREKPADLRVERYLESSNCWKFVLNQLHTVEIGMAVYSRAEFLFIKLLRACSPSLKNLRWHPHNVSLNFAGKGLV; this is encoded by the exons AAGATGGGCCCTATTGCTAAAAGACGTCGAATTGGTGAGCATCTCACCAGGAACGATTTGATCAGTAACTTGCCTGTAGATCTAATAACATATATACTTGAACGTATGCCAATAGAAGATGCTGCAAGAACAAGCATTCTGTCAAAAACATGGAACAACTTATGGCTAAGCCGCAGTAATATAGTCCTGGGAAAATTATTTTTTGATCAGCTGGTCTCTAAACAAGACGTGCAATCTCACCAATCTATAATTTCAGAAGCTGTTAATAAGATTCTTTTAGCTCAGAAAGGCCCCATTGTAAAGTTCAGCTTATTCATCCCTCTAAATATAGATTTACGGCATTGTTACAGATTTTGGATGAGCCTACTGTCCCGTAAAGGAGTTGAGCATTTAGTGCTTTGGAATGATAGGAACAATCCTGTCCACACTATGCCTTATGATATTTTTTCATTTCCCGAGTTGCTTCATCTACGGCTTCTAAACTGCAGACTCGATCCACCCCCAAATTATCGAGGCTTCTGTAACCTCACTTTAGTTTGCCTTATTAAGGTCACATTAACTGCTGACATGTCATTTGGACCTCAACTCAATCATCTGTATTTGGTACAATGTCTTGGAATTCATCATTTGGGCCTCCAATTCACACATGATAATAAAAATCTCAACAAAGTCGTACTCTACAGAGAAAGATTTTTGGAAGTGATGGATGCGGTTATTGATGGTAAAGACATAGTATCCAGCATTAAGGAATGCATTGACATGCACAGGTTTCTTAGCTCCACACCTGACATGGATACTCTTGTACTTAATAGCTTCTGCTTCCGG GTTATGGATCCAAGGCGAACAATACGGATGGGGGCTATGGAGAAAATGAAAAACCTTGTGTTTTACACTGTCGAATTTTATGATTTGCATCAGATTTTAACTGCGCTGAGCTTAATCAGAAGGTCCCCCAACTTGCAACACCTTAAGATATCAGCG GCATCTGAAGCAAAGAGAGAGAAGCCTGCAGACTTAAGAGTAGAGAGGTATTTGGAATCATCAAATTGCTGGAAATTTGTTTTAAACCAACTCCATACGGTTGAAATAGGTATGGCGGTGTATTCCAGAGCTGAGTTTCTTTTCATAAAACTTTTGCGCGCATGCTCCCCTTCACTTAAAAACTTGCGCTGGCATCCTCACAATGTCTCTTTGAACTTCGCGGGAAAGGGATTAGTATAG
- the LOC141664309 gene encoding F-box/FBD/LRR-repeat protein At1g13570-like isoform X1 has protein sequence MGFSHSNPIADAWFRKIKFHTQSSNPQNCFSYPNRKKMGPIAKRRRIGEHLTRNDLISNLPVDLITYILERMPIEDAARTSILSKTWNNLWLSRSNIVLGKLFFDQLVSKQDVQSHQSIISEAVNKILLAQKGPIVKFSLFIPLNIDLRHCYRFWMSLLSRKGVEHLVLWNDRNNPVHTMPYDIFSFPELLHLRLLNCRLDPPPNYRGFCNLTLVCLIKVTLTADMSFGPQLNHLYLVQCLGIHHLGLQFTHDNKNLNKVVLYRERFLEVMDAVIDGKDIVSSIKECIDMHRFLSSTPDMDTLVLNSFCFRVMDPRRTIRMGAMEKMKNLVFYTVEFYDLHQILTALSLIRRSPNLQHLKISAASEAKREKPADLRVERYLESSNCWKFVLNQLHTVEIGMAVYSRAEFLFIKLLRACSPSLKNLRWHPHNVSLNFAGKGLV, from the exons AAGATGGGCCCTATTGCTAAAAGACGTCGAATTGGTGAGCATCTCACCAGGAACGATTTGATCAGTAACTTGCCTGTAGATCTAATAACATATATACTTGAACGTATGCCAATAGAAGATGCTGCAAGAACAAGCATTCTGTCAAAAACATGGAACAACTTATGGCTAAGCCGCAGTAATATAGTCCTGGGAAAATTATTTTTTGATCAGCTGGTCTCTAAACAAGACGTGCAATCTCACCAATCTATAATTTCAGAAGCTGTTAATAAGATTCTTTTAGCTCAGAAAGGCCCCATTGTAAAGTTCAGCTTATTCATCCCTCTAAATATAGATTTACGGCATTGTTACAGATTTTGGATGAGCCTACTGTCCCGTAAAGGAGTTGAGCATTTAGTGCTTTGGAATGATAGGAACAATCCTGTCCACACTATGCCTTATGATATTTTTTCATTTCCCGAGTTGCTTCATCTACGGCTTCTAAACTGCAGACTCGATCCACCCCCAAATTATCGAGGCTTCTGTAACCTCACTTTAGTTTGCCTTATTAAGGTCACATTAACTGCTGACATGTCATTTGGACCTCAACTCAATCATCTGTATTTGGTACAATGTCTTGGAATTCATCATTTGGGCCTCCAATTCACACATGATAATAAAAATCTCAACAAAGTCGTACTCTACAGAGAAAGATTTTTGGAAGTGATGGATGCGGTTATTGATGGTAAAGACATAGTATCCAGCATTAAGGAATGCATTGACATGCACAGGTTTCTTAGCTCCACACCTGACATGGATACTCTTGTACTTAATAGCTTCTGCTTCCGG GTTATGGATCCAAGGCGAACAATACGGATGGGGGCTATGGAGAAAATGAAAAACCTTGTGTTTTACACTGTCGAATTTTATGATTTGCATCAGATTTTAACTGCGCTGAGCTTAATCAGAAGGTCCCCCAACTTGCAACACCTTAAGATATCAGCG GCATCTGAAGCAAAGAGAGAGAAGCCTGCAGACTTAAGAGTAGAGAGGTATTTGGAATCATCAAATTGCTGGAAATTTGTTTTAAACCAACTCCATACGGTTGAAATAGGTATGGCGGTGTATTCCAGAGCTGAGTTTCTTTTCATAAAACTTTTGCGCGCATGCTCCCCTTCACTTAAAAACTTGCGCTGGCATCCTCACAATGTCTCTTTGAACTTCGCGGGAAAGGGATTAGTATAG